Proteins encoded by one window of Emticicia oligotrophica DSM 17448:
- a CDS encoding HAAS domain-containing protein, with translation MKLIEFKNTNAQRIYTDYINRSKRVTKILSNEDQEDCLMELNSYIYEYIQNHQNEDETTALLNIIERLGSPEITLKEVVAAKKIDQAVRTFNLKHLIQALFLNLRNGLVYIVLFILTIMLASFPILIVLELLHPIETGLFIGKRKFFFGIANPNAGFYEVLGNTFIPVVILLGVAFYFLIIFLLKLVKNKKS, from the coding sequence ATGAAATTAATCGAATTTAAAAATACAAATGCACAGAGAATTTACACCGATTACATCAACAGAAGTAAACGAGTTACTAAAATTCTTTCTAACGAAGACCAAGAAGATTGCTTAATGGAGCTGAATAGTTATATCTATGAGTATATCCAAAACCACCAAAACGAAGATGAAACCACAGCCTTACTCAACATTATAGAGCGATTAGGTTCGCCCGAAATTACTCTAAAAGAAGTAGTTGCTGCAAAAAAAATCGACCAAGCTGTTAGGACTTTCAATCTAAAACACCTGATTCAAGCACTTTTCCTAAACCTTCGTAATGGATTAGTATATATCGTCTTATTCATTTTAACAATTATGCTAGCTTCGTTTCCAATTCTAATTGTATTGGAACTTTTACATCCAATTGAAACTGGATTATTTATAGGAAAAAGAAAATTCTTTTTCGGAATTGCTAATCCAAATGCTGGATTTTATGAAGTGCTTGGCAATACCTTTATTCCGGTTGTTATCCTACTAGGAGTTGCCTTCTACTTCCTTATTATATTCTTATTAAAACTTGTTAAAAATAAAAAATCATGA